A window of Aptenodytes patagonicus chromosome 1, bAptPat1.pri.cur, whole genome shotgun sequence genomic DNA:
cctccctttccctccctgcaggCATGCGGCTCGGCGCAGGGTCTGGTGGGGATGTGCCGAGCTTGTCCCTCCGGCACCTTCTCGCCGGGGGACGTATCTTGCTCCGCTCACACCCGCTGCCGGGCCGGGAACAGGATCCTGGTGGCACCGGGGACGGCGGTGACTGACAGCCGCTGCGGAGCCTGCCTGCCGGGGTGAGCCCAGCCGGGGAAGGGATGCTGCAAACCCCCAGCCCCGATGCCGCTCGTGGGCCGTATCCTGACccacccttcccaccccacaGGTTTTACAGCCCCGAAGGGGAGAGGGAACCCCGCGGCCGGTGCCTGCCCTgcgccgccgctccccgcagcaccccggggtgcccaggTGGGTGCCCGGGCTGGAGGTGTCACCCTGGTTTTGTGGGTGCCGAAAGAGCCGGTGCCTGTCGTGCCGACGTCTGCCCCGGGGACGCCGCAGGATGTGTCCCCCTCGAGATGGGGGGGCGATGTCCTGCCGAGATGTGGCAGCTGAGAACGTCTCCACTTGTGACACGAGTGGCTTCTGCTTCCCTGGGAGCCAACCCTGCAGCAGGGCTCCCGGGAAAACGGGATTTAATCCCAACAAAACCCCTCTCCGGGGCTGATCCGGTGCCTCCCCCCAGGCCGGCGGCGAGCCCGCAGCCCCGAAACACTGGGCTGGCCGGTGAGAACCAACGGGACACGGGTGACCCTgatgggtgaggaagaggaggaggaggaggcggcggcggcggcagcgcaggCACAGGCAGCTGTGCTGACCATCGTCCCGGTCTTCTGTGCCATGGGGTTGTTGGGCATCCTGGTCTGCAACCTGCTGAAGAAGAAGGGTTACCACTGTACCTCCAGCAAGGACCCCCAGCCCGGCGGCACCGGTGAGCCCCGGTTGTGCCGCGGGCGCCTTTCGGTGATCCCACATCCGTCTCGCCTCGCTCGGCCCATCCCCGTGGCTTCTGGTCCTCATTGTCCCAGGGCATCCTGCTCATCCTTGGCGGggtttatcccccccccccccgcatcgcTGAGTCCCCCCCCCAACTTCTGCCTCCAGGTCCCAGCTCCATCTACCAGCTGGAGGACGCCAATGAGGACACCATCGGGGTGCTGGTGCGGTTGATCACCGAGAAGAAAGGTCAGGGAGGGTCCCTGGGGGGGAGGGTGACACGGGCCGGACCCCTGTGACCCCCCATGgtccgtccctgtcccccccccccccccccatccataGAAAACGCCGCGgcgctggaggagctgctgaagGAGCATCACAGCCAACAGCCGATGCCACCGGGCTGCGCCCCCCCGAATAAGTAAGAGCCCCCCAAGGCTGCACCGAGGACCCCCTCGTGGTGGGACCAACCCCGTGCTGATGGTATCTCCCCCCCCCTCTTCCCAGGCTGcacctcctgcctcagtttccccccgcctgccagcaccagcagcacctcCACACGGTGCAGGGTCCCGCTCCATGCGCCCGCTGCAGCCAGAAGAAGTGGCCCGAGGTGCTGCCATCGCTCAGTGCCACCAAGGTCCCCAAACCCAGGGGTCGCCCCGGTGAGGTGACCATCCTCTCCGTCGGCAGGTAAGTggagacttcccccccccccccccccccccgacagcgTGTCCCCCCCCACTCtctggggtggggacaggctgATGTgatgccctcccctcccccccaacaggTTTCGGGTGTCCCGGATCCCCGAGATGAGGAGCGAGGTG
This region includes:
- the RELT gene encoding tumor necrosis factor receptor superfamily member 19L isoform X1 yields the protein MRAAEAGSGFGSPPAMKRSGMRWWLFTVLGVLSGPSVGARSCGPREWRTPGCPPGEEPTGACGSAQGLVGMCRACPSGTFSPGDVSCSAHTRCRAGNRILVAPGTAVTDSRCGACLPGFYSPEGEREPRGRCLPCAAAPRSTPGCPGRRRARSPETLGWPVRTNGTRVTLMGEEEEEEEAAAAAAQAQAAVLTIVPVFCAMGLLGILVCNLLKKKGYHCTSSKDPQPGGTGPSSIYQLEDANEDTIGVLVRLITEKKENAAALEELLKEHHSQQPMPPGCAPPNKLHLLPQFPPACQHQQHLHTVQGPAPCARCSQKKWPEVLPSLSATKVPKPRGRPGEVTILSVGRFRVSRIPEMRSEVEGDPPRGPLPAGSGMQPPWLKSIDGPPELAASLGAASGGR
- the RELT gene encoding tumor necrosis factor receptor superfamily member 19L isoform X2; protein product: MRAAEAGSGSPPAMKRSGMRWWLFTVLGVLSGPSVGARSCGPREWRTPGCPPGEEPTGACGSAQGLVGMCRACPSGTFSPGDVSCSAHTRCRAGNRILVAPGTAVTDSRCGACLPGFYSPEGEREPRGRCLPCAAAPRSTPGCPGRRRARSPETLGWPVRTNGTRVTLMGEEEEEEEAAAAAAQAQAAVLTIVPVFCAMGLLGILVCNLLKKKGYHCTSSKDPQPGGTGPSSIYQLEDANEDTIGVLVRLITEKKENAAALEELLKEHHSQQPMPPGCAPPNKLHLLPQFPPACQHQQHLHTVQGPAPCARCSQKKWPEVLPSLSATKVPKPRGRPGEVTILSVGRFRVSRIPEMRSEVEGDPPRGPLPAGSGMQPPWLKSIDGPPELAASLGAASGGR
- the RELT gene encoding tumor necrosis factor receptor superfamily member 19L isoform X3, whose product is MKRSGMRWWLFTVLGVLSGPSVGARSCGPREWRTPGCPPGEEPTGACGSAQGLVGMCRACPSGTFSPGDVSCSAHTRCRAGNRILVAPGTAVTDSRCGACLPGFYSPEGEREPRGRCLPCAAAPRSTPGCPGRRRARSPETLGWPVRTNGTRVTLMGEEEEEEEAAAAAAQAQAAVLTIVPVFCAMGLLGILVCNLLKKKGYHCTSSKDPQPGGTGPSSIYQLEDANEDTIGVLVRLITEKKENAAALEELLKEHHSQQPMPPGCAPPNKLHLLPQFPPACQHQQHLHTVQGPAPCARCSQKKWPEVLPSLSATKVPKPRGRPGEVTILSVGRFRVSRIPEMRSEVEGDPPRGPLPAGSGMQPPWLKSIDGPPELAASLGAASGGR